From the genome of Mya arenaria isolate MELC-2E11 chromosome 5, ASM2691426v1:
ttgaaacgcTTTTCGTTTTTCCGTGTTCAGAgctctggccccaatttctcgtaAGATCtaaagtcccttataacaggatcaagatAAGGTcacgatttttgttttggttttatttatgtaatatgtaCATGATAGTTGCTTTATGCTTATCAACAAAAGCTATGTCTTAGTTAGCAACAATATGATTAAGCAAGACATTTGGCTTAATGAtataagctacttaagctttTTACGATttagaagttttgagaaattggggcctgggcATTATTACTATTGCATGTCTTAACacatcacaaaaaaatcaacatggCGACGCTGAGTTCGTGAAATATATCAGAGACACTAATTTATAACCAGTAGAATCCGTTAAACAACAACGAAAACAACATCTTGACACCATTTGGTTAAATATCGTTTCTTCATATATATCTCTTTAAAATGGCATACATTTTTACTAACATATATACGACATTATCTACGTGTGCTgattaaaacacatataaaagcACTTGTAAGATATATGTTTAAGCAAATGGTGTATTAAATCTTTTCATTTTACCAATGCTGAAATTATATATCGTCAATGGCAGTCATGTCCATATTATATTCATCTAGATAGTTACTTGTTCTTGTTGCCTCTtcatcattgtttacatcatcgttgtcctttttatttgatttctttttcttctttttatgtCTTTGTCTTTTCCCACTGGGCGGTTCGTTTTCAGTATCAATTGCCTCTACCTTAGGAATATGTGTGAGCGTGTCTCTTCTTACTGCCGTCGCTTCAGTTTCAGAATTGTCGCGGACACGTTCTGGCTGTTCTTCATCAAAGGGGTTCATGTCTGTAATCTTGATATTCTTTATAGTGTGAAATATAGTCTCAAGCATGGTTTCGGGATTCGGTTGATGACGTGACTTGCTCTTGGTGACTTCGTGTAAAGAACGTACTTCCATGAAAAGACGTTCTGACGTTTCGTACGTTTCTGAGTCTGGATGAAAAATCTGACAGTCGCGTTTTTCACCAACAGTATGCAGGAAACGGATTGGTATTAGACTTTCAAAGAAGAGGATTATGGATAGTTGTTGAACCCTGTACTGGACCTCCCTGTTCTGAGACACAATAGCGCATGTGTTTGACATCATAGCTATAAGCGAATTGATCATAAGAACATATGTCAGAAGAATAAACGCAACGTATAGGGAAACAGCAAACCACGGATTGGGCGCTTCAAACAGCACATCAAAGGAGGTGAATCCAAACATCATTTTGAACATAGACACCATCAATTTCCCGTATTCCGAGACGTTCACATCCGATGTTGTCTGCCCACGAAATGCAATGTACAGCCCGGTTGTGAATGCAACAAGCTCCATTCCTATTATAATTGAAAACCGGAACATGTCGCCAACAAGAACCTTTTGGATCATCACAGTGAAAAAGCTGAATTGCTGAAACCCGCGCAGAAAGAACACTGAAAACCACCATCCTATGATCAGTGCTAAGACGAGAAGGTAGTCCTCGTAAGTGTTGTCACTTATACGCCAGACAAAGTCAGCAATGACTGCCACACTAAACAATACAAGCACCAATCTTAATGGCCCATTGTGGTAGCAGTTTTTAACATGAGAAAGTGTCCATGGCATGCGACCACGATAAATCCGAACGGTTTCTTGAATTAGGTACAAGCCGGCAACCACTAAACTAAAAATAGCGTAAAATGTCACGAATCTATCTTGTCCAATTTTATTGGAGAACTCGATCATGGTACCTGCAGACGTTTCGTTTCGAGTTACCTCTGACCGACGGGTCGCATACACGGTGTACCCAATCATGAACAACACGTGTAAAGGTGCCCATATAGCAAAGAACCATCGGTAGAAAATCCATTTCCGGTTAATAACGTAACGCAATGGAGAGAGCTCAATGAACTTGAATACCGTCGCAGGATCGTTGTCTATAATCAACTCTAAAGTTGGTACATTGTTTTCTACAAagtcattattttgaaaagcacccTTTTGCACAGAATCTTCTTTTCTGTCATCGTCAGCACCAAAGGTTTGAGTAATACTAGTTAAAAGACTGTAGTCAGCCAAAGAATCGATGTCCGTGACGTCATAAAGTTCAACGTCAAACAAACCGTCATCGGAATTCACGTGacagtaaatatttttcatttccatTATCGTTTTGAATATCCCATGGCGACCCAGTTTCGCGGCTAGCTGTAGAATGTTGTAgccatgtttatttttcaacttcCAAACGCAGTGTTTACCTTTGCCCACCGTGTTCTTTGAGTCTAGAAAGCAAGCAGTGGTGttttttgacattatttgatcggttttattgttcaatatttctGATGCGTGTTCAAACGTGGCTACTATATCCGCCTGTTTCTCTGGGTATAAATGTGAGTATTTCACCAAAGAGTGGAACAGCGTGTCACCGCAAGAGTTTTGTTCGTCTACCCTACATCCAAATTCAACTAACGTGtcgaatatttgaatgttcAGTGTCAGGGCTGCAACTGCTAATGGAAGCTCCCCAAGCATAACGGTGTTTTCAAATCTTGTCCCAGTAGCCTGTGTAGAGAAAACTTTGTTCAACTTTATTTTTCCTTGATGATTTCCACATGTAAGTAATGTGTTTATTACTTGAATGTTTCCGTCCGTAATAGCAATGTGCAGAGCTGTTTGACCTCTGTAAAGTTCTGAACATTGTCTGCTTTCGCACAGAAGATCAGGACATTCCTCCAACAGTACCGTCAGAACATTAGGATGAGTTCTCATCTTAACCGCTTTATGAAGAACTGTTTCACCCTCCGTAGACACATCGCGGAGAATATTTTCTTTGCCTTCACTTTTGATGTCGGATATTTGACGTTTTATATCGATGATGTTGCCGCGCTCAATAGCCGTGAAAAGCGTGTTGATTAATGTTGAGGAAGCCATGCCCGAAGTCAATTTCGACCAAATATATTGGCCAACGCGTCAATGTTGGATCGATACCATTCTTAAATCAACATATCCGttctgaaataaacattgtgCCATGTAGATAtatatgaaagaaaaacaaaactgacTATTACTAACGTCTTTAGATCAATATTAACTGAAGGAGGTCCGAGACCACTGATTTTAAATTACTATGAACTATAATGTTTAAGTACTACAGTCGAAATAAGAACtgaagtgtttttttgtttaaacattgtaGTGTGCACGTGATAAAGCATGTGTtgcatatataatatgtttatttttattcaaaacttaaGGGAATAATGACCAAGTTGATACATGTGCACTATATGCAAACAATAATCTGCCTATCTATCTATGTATTGAAATCTTACTTGTATGTTTGCCGTCCATATCCATTATGTTTATTACATACACATCCAAAGTAAACTCTTATAGCAACCATCAACCACCCTTTCTCTTTTCTGAATGCGCTAGTTCAATGTATTGAACGTGGATTGGCTATGGCAATtgattaaatgataattaagCGCCTAACATTTAAATAGCCCATTCGATCGATGTTGACGGCTTAAAGCGGCTGTATAAAGGGCTTACGTAGGTCATATTTATCACAGGTTTGGAAAACTTCCAATGTGGAATATTAATAGTTTGCTTTAATTTCTAATGATGTCCATTGTATTGTTTCTTAATTCATAATCTGCgatataatatctttttttattgttggtAGATTTATAAATGAGTGTGTGATTAGTGAGTGTATGATTAGAGAGTGTTTGCTAAATGAGTGTATAATTAGAGAGTGTATGATTGCAGAGTGTATGCTAAATGAGTGTATACTTAGAGAGTGTGTATAATTATgcataaaactattttgtatatatatatatttaatttcaatgcattaacaatttgaactcatttgactCATGATTAAAACTAAGAGCACATGGTTTGTGCTAAGATAAGATTATAAATGAAGGCTTTGAATAAATAGCTACGTGGCTACAAATTACCCAGTAACTGCAGTATGGCTTGACCAGCTGAAACGCCATAAAGACTCGAGTTCAAAGTTGCAACAATTCCAGTCACATCAAGATGTCAGAAGTATTGCTACACTTTTCAAGCAAGCTACAAGGAATTACTGTTGCGAAACTCTAACTTGTTTAAAAAGACCCGTGACGGTTGTAAAATACCTGCCATTATACAAGTACAGGCACACGTTATACACGATTCCAGGGTCTTAAACAAATACTGAGCACTTAAAATATAACGGTACTATTTACTTCCGAGTGGCTGGAACGTAAGCGACTGgtataaattgtcaaaaataagcgGCTGGTATAAATTGTGCTGAGCTATCGTGGAGGGTTCCCTGATATTTCTATAATATTATGTCTTTATAGTTAAATCTTGGAAAATCTCCGAAACCGCAAGGCTCGGTCCTAGACacatgatatttggtatgtcaCCTCATGTAGTAGTTTATAACTACATAGACGCCAGTGACTTCCAAAGCAATGTATTATTACTTTAGCAACAACTTTCTTCTTTATCATAAGCAACCCCCCTACCAACCAATGCCTTCCTTAGCAATCAAAAGCTTCCTTTCAACCACTTACTAAGcccaaaatgattttttttcaatgactTTCCCTGCAATCATATTCTTCCTGAGCAACCAATGACCTTAGCAACCAATTTATTCCTATGTACCACTTACCTCTAAGCAACATATGACTTCCTTGGAAACCATTAACTTACTAAAGTCACTAATAACTTCTTTAGAAACCACTGACTGCCTATGCAACCACTTACTATCTCAGCTTCTTACATCAATAGACACTTACTTCTAAAGCAACCAACAGCAAacatagcaaccaatgactttcttagcGACAACTTACATCCTTAGCGGCAACTTACATCCATTGCAACCAATGACTACCCGAGAAACTCATGACCTATGACTTTTCTTAATTACAAATGACAACCTTAGCAACTATTTTCATTCATTCTAATCAAACACTTTCTTAGCAACACCTAGCTCCCTACGCAATCAAAAGACT
Proteins encoded in this window:
- the LOC128235318 gene encoding transient receptor potential cation channel subfamily V member 5-like, with translation MASSTLINTLFTAIERGNIIDIKRQISDIKSEGKENILRDVSTEGETVLHKAVKMRTHPNVLTVLLEECPDLLCESRQCSELYRGQTALHIAITDGNIQVINTLLTCGNHQGKIKLNKVFSTQATGTRFENTVMLGELPLAVAALTLNIQIFDTLVEFGCRVDEQNSCGDTLFHSLVKYSHLYPEKQADIVATFEHASEILNNKTDQIMSKNTTACFLDSKNTVGKGKHCVWKLKNKHGYNILQLAAKLGRHGIFKTIMEMKNIYCHVNSDDGLFDVELYDVTDIDSLADYSLLTSITQTFGADDDRKEDSVQKGAFQNNDFVENNVPTLELIIDNDPATVFKFIELSPLRYVINRKWIFYRWFFAIWAPLHVLFMIGYTVYATRRSEVTRNETSAGTMIEFSNKIGQDRFVTFYAIFSLVVAGLYLIQETVRIYRGRMPWTLSHVKNCYHNGPLRLVLVLFSVAVIADFVWRISDNTYEDYLLVLALIIGWWFSVFFLRGFQQFSFFTVMIQKVLVGDMFRFSIIIGMELVAFTTGLYIAFRGQTTSDVNVSEYGKLMVSMFKMMFGFTSFDVLFEAPNPWFAVSLYVAFILLTYVLMINSLIAMMSNTCAIVSQNREVQYRVQQLSIILFFESLIPIRFLHTVGEKRDCQIFHPDSETYETSERLFMEVRSLHEVTKSKSRHQPNPETMLETIFHTIKNIKITDMNPFDEEQPERVRDNSETEATAVRRDTLTHIPKVEAIDTENEPPSGKRQRHKKKKKKSNKKDNDDVNNDEEATRTSNYLDEYNMDMTAIDDI